One Gigantopelta aegis isolate Gae_Host chromosome 1, Gae_host_genome, whole genome shotgun sequence genomic region harbors:
- the LOC121367714 gene encoding excitatory amino acid transporter 3-like: MLNACEEKNGIDKRVARFVIPLCATLNRDGSALYITSSAIFIGQMALGSVSVSNVVVIWDRIRTVCNIISHTFCTAVTYQFCKEDLGQMEMPEGHRENEMA, translated from the exons ATGCTTAACGCTTGCGAGGAAAAGAATGGAATTGACAAAAGAGTGGCTCGTTTTGTGATTCCTCTCTGTGCGACCTTGAACCGCGACGGAAGCGCCCTCTACATAACGTCTTCCGCAATTTTCATTGGTCAGATGGCGTTGGGATCAGTTTCCGTTAGCAACGTAGTTGTAATTTG GGACCGTATCAGAACCGTCTGCAACATCATTAGTCACACGTTTTGCACGGCAGTGACGTACCAGTTCTGCAAGGAAGACTTGGGACAGATGGAAATGCCAGAAGGTCACCGAGAAAACGAAATGGCCTAA